Proteins from a genomic interval of Flammeovirgaceae bacterium SG7u.111:
- a CDS encoding response regulator — MTTKLPFILVLLLLLATHATLYSQGVFFEHIQHEGIYQDGIFDIVQDEKGFLWLATHKGLVRYDGIQTVAYEHFYDGHHLKPCNKVFELQVDKNDDILAITTAGLCKYNQHENRFQRIPHQAIDIRSKLCKMSSKSTLITSSSGVLCLSENNEIKDIVIANHDFFPYQERIRMISHIEDSLFFIAADNGGIGVAKFDHQRYVLKIISYLNRTSVCHTVARESDSVYWVGFQKKVKRMKLSSTGHLEESVFLGAQEDLFQKIINTSDIIVSSNKHIYFSTIGNGLFEFNKNTHSIKRYLQSDTKNSLQWNTLLCLFEDNTGVIWIGKGQGGIAKIDTKRKPFYNLKHNPLDKKSLSHNFINPVFIDSRNHLWAGTLQGELNRSINKFTETHVSEFEFELIYKKGIMRYALFERDDYILIGAGTTMLFFNLNSGQFSSLPPTSNLQKIIGDNSIFNFEIDAENRLWIGGSKNLLCVDFKNDIQNLLSGNCTQVPLKAHSGASLNNRVNQILCLDSLGTFIAMNNGLFRTEEEQDTLYLNHYFYDPENEMSLSHSRVTSICKDDSGQIWIGTYNGGLNKIIFEQGDIIGFDNKNNQISLPISSIFDIQTDGKNNLWIASNHGIIKYNTQDNSYIQYAYPFPEGVSKFNIKGGAKTKDGQLLFVGNNGIVAFYPDEISVNNIPAKVALTGLKIFDKPVNIGEEVYGTVILPKALEALDQIIIPHKGNNFTIEFSALHFSSPESNSFKYRLKGVDDNWLHASALQNSVNYPQLPHGDYTFQLKALNSDKIESNEIRELHIHILPPWYATWFARLLFGLSFACILFVIYKYLKNLSQLKQSLKLEGLAKQQDKELFDMKQRFFTNISHELKTPLSLIIGPVEGMMAEAKSTNGDAKMLSLVLRNALQLQRLINQILDFRRIEQNKLKVNLQKADINELVQDVLLACEFGFQKSELQVDFINNAEKIELWFDYDKIEKVLYNLISNVCKYSKKGGQVVIKTRLDKMENQFVFSILNEGEGVPSAEKQRIFNRFYQVDNKLSGAGIGLSMSKEFIELHNGTIKEIGKFGKNSEFVFTLPLDNTHLISNQKEKMSPTQELYSLGNSDEDIPDTKPQTILVVEDNLDMLGFVSDIFQKHFHVIKAVDGVEGYELAKTHIPDIIITDVMMPEMDGNELCKLVKKDAKTCHIPLIMLTAKDTLDEKIEGISTGADAYITKPFRADHLMVQINNLLDSRKKLQQMFKEKYAYVSDDIETTSHDDKLLKKFVKFVDENVANSELKVEDAAQELAYSYMQFNRKIKALTGESVGQFITHYRLNRAKAIFEKNPTVRVSDVMTDIGFNTHSHFSKLFKNQFGLTPKEFREQLLKPNP; from the coding sequence ATGACCACCAAGCTCCCTTTTATACTCGTTTTACTATTACTTTTGGCTACACATGCTACACTCTACAGCCAGGGAGTATTTTTTGAGCATATACAGCATGAGGGTATTTACCAAGATGGGATCTTTGACATTGTACAGGATGAAAAAGGCTTTTTATGGTTGGCAACCCACAAAGGATTGGTAAGGTATGATGGCATCCAAACCGTAGCCTACGAACACTTTTACGATGGACATCATTTAAAACCTTGTAATAAGGTATTTGAACTGCAAGTAGATAAAAACGACGATATATTGGCGATTACAACTGCTGGGTTATGCAAGTATAATCAGCATGAAAATCGGTTTCAAAGAATCCCTCACCAAGCTATTGACATCCGCTCCAAACTTTGCAAAATGAGTTCCAAAAGCACCCTTATCACATCTTCCTCTGGTGTTTTATGCCTTTCAGAAAACAATGAAATAAAAGATATTGTCATAGCAAACCATGATTTTTTCCCCTACCAGGAAAGAATCAGAATGATTTCTCATATAGAAGATTCACTATTCTTTATTGCGGCCGATAATGGAGGAATTGGGGTCGCAAAGTTTGACCATCAGCGATATGTTTTAAAAATCATCTCGTATTTAAATAGAACTTCGGTTTGCCATACCGTTGCCAGAGAATCTGATTCTGTTTATTGGGTTGGGTTTCAAAAAAAAGTTAAGCGGATGAAACTCTCGAGCACAGGCCACCTCGAAGAATCGGTATTTTTAGGAGCCCAAGAAGATCTTTTTCAGAAAATTATTAACACCTCCGACATTATAGTCTCTTCAAACAAACATATTTATTTTTCGACTATAGGAAACGGGTTGTTTGAATTCAACAAGAACACCCATTCAATAAAAAGGTATTTACAAAGTGACACAAAAAACAGTTTGCAATGGAATACCCTACTCTGCTTATTTGAAGACAATACGGGCGTAATTTGGATTGGAAAAGGGCAAGGTGGTATTGCTAAAATAGATACTAAGCGAAAGCCATTTTATAACCTAAAGCACAATCCTCTCGACAAAAAATCACTTTCGCACAATTTCATCAATCCTGTTTTTATCGATTCAAGAAACCATTTGTGGGCTGGTACATTACAAGGAGAACTTAATCGTTCGATCAATAAATTTACAGAAACCCATGTGTCCGAATTTGAGTTTGAACTCATTTATAAAAAGGGTATCATGAGATATGCCTTGTTCGAACGGGATGACTATATACTCATTGGGGCTGGCACTACAATGCTCTTCTTTAATTTGAATTCTGGACAGTTTTCAAGTTTACCCCCTACTAGTAATTTGCAAAAAATCATTGGGGATAATTCAATTTTCAACTTTGAAATTGATGCTGAAAACAGGCTGTGGATTGGCGGATCGAAAAATTTATTATGCGTTGATTTCAAAAATGATATCCAAAACCTGTTATCGGGAAATTGCACCCAGGTACCCCTAAAGGCTCATAGTGGGGCATCGCTAAACAACAGAGTGAATCAAATCCTTTGCCTCGATAGCTTGGGAACTTTCATAGCAATGAACAACGGGCTGTTTAGAACTGAAGAAGAGCAAGACACCCTATACCTCAACCATTATTTTTACGATCCTGAAAACGAGATGTCTTTAAGCCACTCGAGGGTTACTTCAATATGCAAGGATGATAGTGGGCAAATATGGATAGGAACCTATAATGGAGGATTAAATAAAATCATTTTCGAACAAGGTGATATTATTGGTTTTGATAATAAAAACAACCAGATAAGCCTGCCTATCAGCTCCATTTTCGATATTCAAACGGATGGCAAAAACAATCTATGGATTGCATCTAATCATGGAATCATCAAGTACAACACGCAAGACAACTCATATATCCAATATGCCTACCCTTTTCCCGAAGGAGTGAGCAAGTTCAATATAAAAGGTGGGGCAAAAACAAAAGACGGACAATTGTTATTTGTAGGCAACAATGGAATTGTAGCATTCTACCCAGACGAAATATCGGTTAATAATATTCCCGCCAAAGTAGCTTTGACGGGATTAAAGATTTTTGATAAGCCAGTAAATATTGGGGAAGAAGTGTATGGAACGGTGATATTACCAAAGGCATTGGAAGCTTTAGATCAAATCATCATACCCCATAAAGGAAACAACTTTACCATCGAGTTCTCGGCTTTGCATTTTTCATCTCCAGAGAGCAACTCGTTTAAATACAGGCTGAAAGGAGTAGATGATAATTGGCTGCATGCATCTGCTTTGCAGAATTCTGTCAACTATCCGCAATTACCCCATGGAGATTACACCTTCCAATTAAAGGCGCTAAATTCCGACAAGATCGAAAGCAACGAAATTCGGGAATTGCACATTCATATTTTGCCTCCTTGGTATGCGACATGGTTTGCCCGCCTACTCTTTGGGCTTTCATTTGCCTGCATATTGTTTGTTATATACAAGTATCTCAAAAACCTTTCGCAACTAAAGCAATCATTAAAGTTGGAAGGCTTGGCAAAGCAGCAAGACAAGGAGTTGTTTGACATGAAGCAACGCTTTTTTACAAATATCTCACACGAGCTAAAGACCCCGCTGTCATTAATCATAGGGCCTGTAGAAGGGATGATGGCAGAGGCTAAGAGTACAAATGGAGATGCAAAAATGTTGTCATTGGTGTTAAGAAACGCTCTCCAACTTCAACGATTAATCAATCAAATACTCGATTTCAGAAGAATAGAACAGAATAAATTAAAAGTGAACCTACAAAAGGCTGATATCAACGAATTGGTTCAAGATGTCTTATTAGCCTGCGAATTCGGGTTTCAGAAATCAGAATTGCAAGTTGACTTTATAAATAATGCTGAAAAAATAGAACTATGGTTTGATTACGATAAAATAGAAAAGGTACTATACAACCTGATTTCCAATGTCTGTAAATATTCGAAAAAAGGAGGCCAGGTGGTGATAAAAACGAGGTTAGACAAGATGGAAAACCAGTTTGTATTTAGTATTCTGAATGAGGGAGAAGGTGTACCATCAGCAGAAAAACAACGAATATTCAATAGGTTTTATCAAGTAGACAACAAGTTATCTGGGGCAGGAATAGGGCTTTCAATGAGCAAGGAATTTATTGAACTGCACAATGGCACAATAAAAGAGATCGGAAAGTTTGGTAAAAACTCAGAATTTGTTTTCACTCTTCCACTGGACAACACACATTTGATCTCAAACCAGAAAGAAAAGATGAGTCCTACACAAGAGCTTTACAGCTTGGGCAATAGTGATGAAGACATACCTGATACCAAGCCACAGACCATACTTGTAGTAGAAGATAATTTGGACATGCTCGGGTTTGTAAGTGACATCTTCCAAAAACACTTTCATGTCATTAAAGCTGTTGACGGTGTAGAGGGGTATGAATTAGCTAAAACACATATTCCTGACATCATTATCACCGATGTGATGATGCCAGAGATGGATGGGAATGAACTATGCAAACTAGTAAAAAAAGATGCTAAAACATGTCATATACCCTTGATCATGCTTACTGCAAAAGACACATTGGATGAAAAGATAGAAGGTATATCGACTGGAGCAGATGCTTATATTACCAAGCCATTCCGGGCAGATCATTTAATGGTCCAAATAAACAACTTGCTTGATTCAAGAAAGAAGCTTCAGCAAATGTTCAAAGAAAAGTATGCCTACGTATCCGATGACATTGAGACCACGTCGCACGATGATAAATTGCTTAAGAAGTTTGTAAAATTTGTGGATGAAAATGTTGCTAACTCTGAATTAAAAGTTGAGGATGCGGCACAAGAATTAGCTTATAGCTACATGCAATTCAACCGCAAAATAAAAGCGCTCACTGGAGAGTCAGTGGGGCAATTTATTACACATTACAGGCTAAACAGAGCCAAGGCTATATTTGAAAAAAATCCAACGGTCAGGGTATCCGATGTAATGACCGATATTGGCTTCAATACCCATTCGCATTTTTCAAAACTGTTTAAAAACCAGTTTGGGCTAACCCCAAAAGAATTTCGGGAACAGCTTTTAAAACCAAACCCTTGA
- a CDS encoding sulfatase has product MRRSFISLIFFPLFFSACQQGQDAALPNIVFIVVDDLGYSDVGYMKQKPEINTPNIDLLAKGGMVFTDAYAGAPVCSPTRASIMTGKYPATLKLTCHIPGMGMEKYVKKLSKGKKLKEAYFLDHLPPEEITIAEALKEQGYTSAYIGKWHLGGEGSIYTKDGIVDSTYHPEFQGFDVNIGGCSYGQPKSYFDPYKNGTIKDRKEGEYLTDRLGDEAVEFIEQNKQKSFFLNLATYTVHTPLRAPEETVKKYNGDTYFAMIEKLDQNVGKVMDKLKELDLLDNTIVFFYSDNGGLWGNPPLKGKKGTLNEGGIRVPLIVNWPKKIKPASSCNVPVTSVDFFPTFLDLAGISISSYPQQEGKSLLPLCYEEGSFADRAIYWHFPHHRKEGLSMGAAIRKGDWKLIKGFETEELLLFNLKEDLGEENNLANKYPEISGKLLTELETWQHNVDAEMPEVNKDIM; this is encoded by the coding sequence ATGCGAAGATCTTTTATATCTCTCATATTCTTTCCTTTATTTTTTTCCGCTTGTCAGCAAGGGCAGGACGCGGCTTTGCCAAACATCGTTTTTATTGTGGTAGATGACTTAGGATATTCTGATGTTGGCTACATGAAGCAGAAGCCTGAAATAAACACACCCAATATTGATCTCTTGGCAAAAGGAGGGATGGTTTTTACGGATGCGTATGCAGGAGCACCCGTATGTTCGCCTACGCGCGCCAGCATAATGACCGGTAAATATCCTGCTACCCTAAAGTTGACCTGCCATATCCCAGGCATGGGAATGGAAAAGTATGTAAAGAAACTCAGCAAAGGGAAAAAATTGAAAGAGGCGTATTTTTTAGATCACTTGCCACCTGAGGAAATAACAATTGCCGAAGCGCTAAAAGAGCAAGGTTATACGTCTGCCTATATTGGTAAATGGCATTTGGGAGGAGAAGGTTCTATTTATACCAAAGATGGTATTGTTGATAGTACGTACCATCCAGAATTTCAAGGGTTTGATGTTAATATTGGTGGGTGTTCTTATGGGCAGCCAAAGAGCTATTTTGATCCTTATAAAAACGGTACTATCAAAGATCGGAAAGAAGGGGAATACCTTACCGACAGGTTAGGGGATGAAGCTGTAGAGTTCATAGAGCAAAATAAGCAAAAATCTTTCTTCCTTAACCTTGCAACTTATACGGTCCATACGCCATTGAGAGCCCCTGAAGAAACGGTAAAAAAATATAATGGCGATACATACTTTGCCATGATAGAGAAGCTGGACCAGAATGTAGGCAAGGTGATGGACAAACTAAAAGAGTTGGATTTGCTGGATAATACCATTGTGTTTTTCTATTCAGACAATGGTGGCTTATGGGGCAATCCGCCTCTAAAAGGGAAAAAAGGGACATTAAACGAAGGAGGAATAAGGGTGCCGCTCATTGTTAATTGGCCAAAGAAAATAAAGCCGGCAAGTAGCTGTAATGTTCCTGTTACTTCGGTCGATTTTTTTCCTACTTTTTTAGACCTAGCTGGTATCTCCATCTCCTCTTACCCACAGCAAGAAGGTAAAAGTTTATTGCCACTGTGCTATGAAGAAGGAAGCTTTGCAGATAGGGCTATTTATTGGCACTTTCCCCATCACCGTAAAGAAGGCTTATCTATGGGGGCAGCTATTCGCAAAGGAGATTGGAAGTTGATTAAAGGATTTGAAACTGAAGAATTACTCTTGTTTAACTTAAAAGAAGACCTTGGAGAAGAAAACAATTTGGCTAATAAATATCCTGAAATAAGTGGCAAGCTCTTGACCGAGCTGGAGACATGGCAACACAACGTGGATGCGGAAATGCCCGAGGTCAATAAAGATATAATGTAA
- a CDS encoding glycoside hydrolase family 97 catalytic domain-containing protein: MNTKCFSILLVITALIPILFSCKKPLDSFSLASPNDGLSLEVKLTDNKLNYRVSQRGKEIIGVSELEIFPGELVAVVEASESEKDTTWKPVWGQQSSIQDNYKQLTLHIDCGGVGGKLLARAYDQGVAFRFVLDEGEKPKEAVFKCEYALSEGSNLYTPAGESEPLGPVSLSGLTDYLQEKTRRKISVPLVVEPQGQQLFIALLESDLYAAKGIRPMQLGISEGKVAAVNKVELSKEEWTSPWRVLLIGETAGDLVVNTVPINLATACELEETDWVKPGKTLWDWRVHGYTAPDGFVYGIDNESYYRFIDFAAETGVDYFLIDDAWYKHVTKGSFELSEKLDLQAVIDYAVDKEVELMLYYDRRHGEYGDDELFPYYQSLGMKGIKYGFMGSDVDFSREAIQKSAASNLLIDFHDGPVPFTGIRRTFPNAITREYCHAQQDSRRAFTPEAFIKMALINAITGPLDMNNGNFDLTGINAGLRQKGPRKTNSYFSTVASEAARTLVVFSGLVCIPDAPEAYAAKADLFEFIQKMPVGKWDESRVLHSKMDEYISTGRRRGKEWFVGSVYSQKGGTLDIDLDFLEEGIEYDITYYEDTEETHCKTNPEAYRVRKGSVEKGEIVKAVMASGGGHCMWIRPAK, encoded by the coding sequence ATGAATACCAAATGTTTCAGTATTTTGCTGGTAATAACGGCACTAATCCCTATCCTTTTTTCCTGCAAAAAACCGCTGGATAGTTTCAGCCTTGCTTCACCAAATGATGGGCTTTCCCTTGAGGTTAAGCTTACAGATAATAAATTGAATTATAGGGTAAGTCAGAGAGGGAAAGAAATAATTGGGGTTTCAGAATTGGAAATATTTCCAGGTGAATTAGTCGCTGTAGTAGAGGCTTCTGAAAGTGAAAAAGATACCACTTGGAAACCCGTATGGGGTCAGCAAAGTAGTATTCAGGACAATTACAAGCAACTTACTTTACATATTGATTGTGGTGGGGTTGGCGGAAAGTTGCTGGCAAGGGCTTACGACCAAGGGGTAGCGTTCCGTTTTGTCCTAGATGAAGGAGAAAAACCAAAAGAGGCTGTTTTCAAATGCGAATATGCGTTGTCCGAGGGAAGTAATTTATATACACCGGCAGGGGAAAGCGAACCTTTGGGTCCAGTGAGTTTGAGTGGTCTTACTGACTATTTGCAAGAAAAAACTCGTAGGAAAATCAGTGTTCCTCTGGTGGTTGAACCTCAAGGCCAACAACTCTTTATAGCCCTTTTAGAATCGGATTTATATGCTGCAAAAGGCATTAGGCCAATGCAACTTGGAATAAGCGAAGGAAAGGTTGCGGCTGTCAACAAAGTAGAGCTAAGCAAGGAGGAGTGGACAAGCCCCTGGAGGGTGCTGTTAATTGGGGAAACGGCGGGGGACTTGGTTGTCAATACAGTTCCTATTAACCTCGCTACGGCTTGCGAACTGGAAGAAACTGATTGGGTAAAGCCTGGAAAAACGCTTTGGGACTGGCGCGTGCATGGTTACACAGCTCCAGATGGTTTTGTGTACGGCATTGACAACGAGAGTTATTACCGATTTATAGATTTTGCTGCCGAAACTGGAGTAGATTATTTTCTTATTGACGATGCGTGGTACAAACACGTAACCAAAGGGAGTTTTGAATTGTCGGAGAAACTGGATTTGCAGGCGGTAATTGATTATGCTGTCGACAAAGAGGTAGAGCTGATGTTGTATTATGACAGGAGGCACGGCGAATATGGTGATGATGAACTCTTTCCGTATTACCAGTCTTTAGGTATGAAAGGTATCAAATATGGTTTTATGGGCAGCGATGTCGATTTTTCGAGAGAAGCTATTCAGAAAAGTGCGGCAAGTAACCTCCTCATCGATTTCCATGATGGTCCTGTGCCATTTACAGGGATTCGTCGTACCTTCCCCAATGCCATAACTCGTGAATATTGCCATGCCCAGCAAGATTCCCGTCGGGCTTTTACCCCTGAAGCTTTCATAAAAATGGCTTTGATAAATGCCATAACAGGCCCATTGGACATGAACAACGGGAACTTTGATTTGACCGGGATAAATGCTGGGTTGAGGCAAAAAGGGCCAAGAAAAACGAACTCTTATTTTTCAACTGTGGCATCGGAAGCCGCTCGTACCCTTGTGGTTTTCAGTGGGTTGGTTTGTATACCCGATGCTCCGGAGGCTTATGCTGCTAAAGCCGATTTATTTGAGTTTATCCAAAAAATGCCTGTTGGTAAATGGGACGAAAGCCGTGTGCTCCATTCCAAAATGGACGAATACATCAGTACAGGAAGGCGCCGTGGCAAAGAGTGGTTTGTTGGGAGTGTGTATAGCCAAAAAGGAGGGACTCTGGATATCGACCTAGATTTTTTGGAAGAAGGCATAGAATACGATATAACCTATTACGAAGATACCGAAGAGACTCATTGCAAAACGAACCCAGAAGCTTACCGGGTAAGAAAAGGGAGTGTCGAAAAAGGGGAAATTGTCAAAGCAGTAATGGCCTCTGGCGGTGGGCATTGTATGTGGATAAGACCAGCCAAATAG
- a CDS encoding arylsulfatase, with protein MKYSNLFLFLTSIFLLSNSSFTSAQENKREQSYPNIIYILADDLGYGDLKCFNPEGKIPTPNLDKMAQGGVMFTDAHTSSAVCTPTRYGILTGRYNWRSALKSSVLSGYSKSLIKQERTTIAEMLKAQGYYTAYIGKWHIGWDWAFENEGAEKNINGLNAKPKVDFTAPIKNGPSTHGFDYSFGFCGSLDMAPYVYVENDKPTMAPTKTTVSVDEKGIWRKGLTSDDFVHAEVLQDLTDKAVEFINQKAGEEPPFFLYFPLPAPHTPILPTTEFLGKSNTNMYGDFVMQVDDVVRQIREVLKQKGISENTLLVFTSDNGCSPKADFEELAKVNHDPSYQFRGTKADIFEGGHRVPFIVEWPAKALKNTSSGKIICTTDFFATCAELTGYQLPDSEAEDSYSMLPLITGENDDEIREYIIHHSINGSFAIRQGDWKLCVCPGSGGWSYPRPQDIKKEELDLPTMQLYNLKEDIGETNNLVEEYPAKAAELKAALKKIILDGRSTSGQFQKNDGMDEWKQIKPIVN; from the coding sequence ATGAAATATTCTAACCTATTCCTTTTTTTAACAAGCATTTTTCTTCTTTCAAATAGCTCTTTTACAAGTGCGCAAGAAAACAAAAGAGAACAGAGCTATCCAAATATTATTTATATCCTGGCAGATGATTTAGGGTATGGTGATCTGAAATGTTTTAACCCAGAAGGAAAAATACCTACCCCAAACCTCGATAAAATGGCTCAAGGTGGCGTCATGTTCACCGATGCACATACTTCGTCAGCGGTATGTACACCAACCCGCTACGGGATTTTAACGGGGCGTTATAATTGGCGGTCAGCGTTAAAAAGTTCTGTGTTAAGTGGTTATTCAAAGTCACTTATAAAACAGGAGCGAACTACTATTGCTGAAATGCTTAAAGCGCAAGGGTATTACACGGCTTATATTGGCAAGTGGCATATAGGTTGGGATTGGGCTTTCGAAAATGAAGGAGCCGAAAAAAATATCAATGGCCTAAATGCAAAACCCAAAGTAGACTTTACCGCTCCAATAAAGAATGGTCCATCAACGCATGGTTTCGATTATTCGTTTGGCTTTTGCGGATCGCTTGATATGGCGCCCTATGTGTATGTTGAGAATGATAAACCAACTATGGCCCCCACAAAAACCACAGTTTCTGTTGACGAGAAGGGGATTTGGAGAAAAGGACTTACTTCCGATGATTTTGTTCACGCTGAGGTCTTGCAGGATTTGACGGATAAAGCTGTTGAGTTTATCAATCAGAAGGCAGGTGAAGAGCCTCCGTTCTTTTTGTATTTCCCTTTGCCTGCGCCGCATACGCCAATTCTGCCTACAACAGAGTTTTTAGGAAAAAGCAACACAAACATGTATGGCGATTTTGTGATGCAGGTTGACGACGTTGTACGCCAAATTAGGGAAGTACTCAAGCAAAAGGGTATTTCAGAAAATACACTTTTGGTATTTACCAGCGATAACGGATGTTCTCCCAAAGCCGATTTTGAAGAACTTGCCAAAGTAAACCACGATCCAAGCTATCAATTTAGAGGAACAAAGGCAGATATTTTTGAAGGGGGACACCGAGTGCCGTTTATTGTAGAATGGCCTGCCAAGGCATTGAAAAATACTAGCTCTGGCAAAATAATCTGTACCACTGACTTTTTTGCTACCTGTGCCGAACTTACCGGTTACCAATTGCCCGATTCCGAAGCGGAGGATAGCTACAGCATGTTGCCGCTGATAACCGGTGAAAATGACGATGAAATCCGTGAATATATCATTCACCATTCAATCAATGGGTCTTTTGCTATTAGGCAAGGTGATTGGAAGCTATGCGTCTGTCCCGGATCAGGGGGCTGGAGTTATCCAAGGCCTCAGGATATAAAAAAGGAAGAGTTGGATTTGCCAACCATGCAGCTGTATAACTTGAAAGAAGATATAGGAGAAACTAACAACCTAGTAGAGGAATACCCAGCAAAAGCTGCTGAGTTGAAAGCTGCACTCAAAAAGATTATCCTAGACGGAAGAAGTACTTCGGGGCAATTCCAAAAAAATGATGGAATGGATGAGTGGAAGCAAATTAAACCGATTGTGAATTAA